A segment of the Zingiber officinale cultivar Zhangliang chromosome 8B, Zo_v1.1, whole genome shotgun sequence genome:
GGACATTTTCTAGCCAAGTCCGACAACGAGATCTTTTTTATAATATTGTCGTTGGCTATTCAAGCAAGTGGATCTGGATCTTCGACGTAATCTAAGAGGCAAAAATAAAGCTGGATTCCTAGCTATAATCCAAAAGACTGTCAAACCACAGAAATGGGTGAGGGTTAAGGGTGTGTATTCGATTAATTGGATCTataaatttaccaaattaattaaaaatagatttaataTTGACTCACTCCTAGTGAAGATGAATCTCATAAGAGTCCACGGTGAGTTAGATATAAAATTATCCTAATTTCAAGTGATCTTTTCTATCCTTAATTTCAAATAATAGCCTTGTTTTTTCTCTTGTTTTTTCCTTAAACAATGTCTTCTTTCTCGCTATAAGTATTTTCTTACCTTTAACCACTATATTTGCCGCTCTAGAGTCGATAGAATCTAGTTATCTGAAGCTTAATTATTCAAGATTCTTTGTAACTtgttattatataatataaacaGTTTTGAATGTCTATAAATCTATAACATGTGATATATTACATGTGTTCTTTTGTCTAGGCGTGCGTGGTGATTCCATTGATGTCATGAGCGaataagaacaaaaaaaaaatcgttgAATTGTTATTATAATTGAATAATACtaataatatgttaaaaaaattattgattgaAATTTATGAGAATTTTAATCCGTTGTTATTACCATGTGACAACAATTTTGAGAGCTTTTGCAATCGATCTTATCTGATAGATAAGATTTAAGagtggaatcaatatttttttgatgGATGATGGATCCATTATTGAACATGAAAGTGCAAGTTGTCCCGAATTATGAAGTTGATTGGAACTGTTCTTTTAAAAAACATCATATTAAACCAATCTTTCCTTTTCCTATACCTTTCATTTTTCTGTTCCCGATTTATTATAGCTTTTATAAAGTTCTAATGAATTCAAAAGCAAAATTTTGGGTTTTTCTTAAAACTTTTATACTAAGTTATAATAATAGTATTATAATTgggaattaatattttaaattgatGAAAACACACTATACATGAGTATTGTTAGGTCGTTTGTCATATATTTTAGAAATTTCCCATCCATTGACTTGactagtaaaataaaactaatgCATTTTGGAAAATTACAATTAGCTAGGATAGTTGAATTTTATAATGATATTCAAGTGGCTAACGACTCTTTTATTGATGGGGCAAAAGACTGATTCACTCGTCTCAGTCCCTATCAACTTTCGACTCTAGAATTTCATGTGATAATATCTCATGTTTCAACCACCGTACCGTTCCGGAGAACGACAGCTCTTTTATCGGTGATCAATATCCCAAGAGTCTTttcttaaaattaatatattatcaGGCAAGTGATTCGTTTCCCATTAAATAGATTAAAATGAGCCTttcattaagttttaatttttttaagagtTGTTTTTCTAATTGCCGTCTACACAAATCGGTTCACGCTCGAATCGGGAATATTCAAGTTGTTTTTAGATACGCACACAGGAATATGATTCATGATTTAATAACGTGTATGTTGGAAAGGTACTTCTTTAACTTAATCAACTACACCGCCACTGTGATCTCATGCGAATCTAAAGTCGCGTGAGAAATCTAAATAACGTCATTTGGTATTATAAATTAAAGTTACTttctaaaactttttttttatatagttttactgtttaattttatttttctaaaactaTAACTCATTGATTCATCAACGCGGATATATGATCGATCTTTTcttgagagagagaaaaaaatattatgatTATTATCCGGCTAAATGATTTGCCAATCGCAATTTAGAAAAAAACATTCTCTGCATCAGTAACTTATATATAGATTTCTTACAAATGATTATGCCACTTCAACTACAAACTGTATGGTATAGTTTCATCACTCTCTCTGCTGCAAGATCATCTCTTCTTCTACATTATTATGCAACCAGTTGGTTCTCGATAATACGGATCCTCCGGAATCATAATAGGAATTTGTTGCATGAAAGGGCCATAGCTGGGCCAAGTTACAGCTACTGGTTCCgctcccttcttctcttctttcttctcttccttcttgttTTCAGCCACGCTGAGGAGATCCACGTggcccatcttcttcctcagaaTCCTTGTTAGATCCACCGAGTCAACATCTCCCACGACGACAATCTTATCATCTTCCAGCGTCACCGATACGACGCCTGCATGCATATATGCCGGTAACAAATTAAAGCACAATCAATTAGAGCGCGAGAATGAAGAAGCAGAGAAAAAACAGAGGAAGTTAATTCCTCGCGAACGAACGAAGTGATTAATAATAACGCACCGTGCACGCCGACAGCAGTTTTGAGAGCCTTCGCCTTCTTCTTGGGGTCTTCCATCGTCAGCTTCATCA
Coding sequences within it:
- the LOC122015871 gene encoding disease resistance protein Pik-1-like codes for the protein MVQQKMVMKLTMEDPKKKAKALKTAVGVHGVVSVTLEDDKIVVVGDVDSVDLTRILRKKMGHVDLLSVAENKKEEKKEEKKGAEPVAVTWPSYGPFMQQIPIMIPEDPYYREPTGCIIM